The Saimiri boliviensis isolate mSaiBol1 chromosome 19 unlocalized genomic scaffold, mSaiBol1.pri SUPER_19_unloc_2, whole genome shotgun sequence genome has a window encoding:
- the LOC141583261 gene encoding uncharacterized protein LOC141583261 yields MVAEVCSKPAASAMKKPFGLRSRMGKWCCHCFSCCRGSGKSNVGTWADCEDSAFEEPRYQVRREDLDQLHRAAWWGKVPRADLIVMLRSTDVNESDTEQRTALHLASANGNSEIVKLLLYRRCELHAFDSKKRTALIKAVQCQEDECVLTLLEHGTDPDLPDVYGNTALHYAVYNEDKLLAKALLLYGADIEAKNKCGLTPLSLAVYGQKEKMMKFLIKKKANVNAIDKFGRTVLILAVCCGSASMVGLLLDQDIDTFCQDKSGKTARDYAVSSQHNIICQLLSDYKEKQKSKKFSENSNPGKEAEE; encoded by the exons ATGGTGGCTGAGGTTTGTTCAAAGCCGGCTGCCTCCGCTATGAAGAAGCCCTTTGGTCTCAGGAGCAGGATGGGCAAATGGTGCTGCCACTGCTTCTCCTGCTGCAGGGGGAGCGGCAAGAGCAACGTGGGCACTTGGGCAGACTGTGAGGACAGTGCCTTCGAGGAGCCAAGGTACCAGGTCCGGCGAGAAGACCTGGACCAGCTCCACAGAGCCGCCTGGTGGGGTAAAGTCCCCAGAGCCGATCTCATCGTCATGCTCAGGAGCACTGACGTGAACGAGTCGGACACGGAACAAAG AACTGCCCTCCATTTGGCCTCTGCCAATGGGAATTCAGAAATAGTAAAACTCTTGTTGTACAGAAGATGTGAACTTCATGCCTTTGACAGCAAAAAGAGGACAGCTCTAATAAAG GCCGTACAGTGCCAAGAAGATGAATGTGTGTTAACGTTGCTAGAACATGGCACTGACCCAGACCTTCCGGATGTGTATGGCAATACCGCGCTACACTATGCGGTCTACAATGAAGACAAATTACTGGCCAAAGCACTGCTTTTATACGGTGCTGATATTGAAGCAAAAAACAAG tgtGGCCTCACGCCACTTTCACTTGCTGTATatggacaaaaagagaaaatgatgaaatttttaatcaagaaaaaagctaatgtaaatgcaattgataaatttggaag GACTGTGCTTATACTTGCCGTATGTTGTGGATCAGCAAGTATGGTTGGCCTTCTACTTGATCAAGATATTGATACATTTTGTCaagataaatctggaaaaactGCCAGGGATTATGCTGTGTCTAGTCAACATAATAT